ATTGCAGGCCTTGGCTCAGCGCATCCTCCTTCATGGCCAGGATGATATCGACCAACCGCTGCTGCTCCGGAGTGCGGAAAACCGCGTAAAAAGACGTATAGGAATGCGAAACATCCAGTCCTTCTGCAGCAAAGACTTTTTCCCATTCGCGATAAAAATCCAGACAACGCTGCGACACCGGCACGTACAGACTCTGCGGGGCATCGGCGGCGTTGTAGGGCAGAACATGGGACACGATGACAAATTCGACGCCGCGATCCGCGCACCATGAGACCATGTCCGGAAGACTGGCATAATTTTGGGCGCTGACGACGGTTTCCGCACCCAGGGACAAAGGGCGCGCCCCCGGACGAGAGGCTGCGTCGCGCATGAGGTCAAAGGCCTGCCCAACCTGGCCAAGCTCCGATCCGGCCCGAAAGCGTTCCAGCTGGTCCGCGTCGGGCGAATCCACGGAAAAACAAATCCTGTCGAGCCCTGCATCCATGAGCTCCCCGGCCAGAGTCCTGTTCAGGAGCATGCCGTTGGACTGAAAGCCGATGACACAGTCATCAGGCACTTTGGCCCTGGCAAAAGCGATAAACGCGGCCAGCTCCGAATGCATCAGGGATTCGCCGATGCCGTTCAGGTTGAGCGTGTCCAGATGGGGAAAAAGAGGAGCCAGGGCCTCGAAGGTCGCCCTGGACATGAGTGCATCCTCGCAGTCCCAGCCTGTGGAATGCTTGACGCACATGGCGCAGCCCAGATTGCACAGGGTGGCCGGCTCCACATACAGTTTACGTGGAAAAAGGGGGGTGTTCATGGACATGCCCGCTTCCTCGACCAGCAAGGACGCCTCGTCAATATCCCAAAATGACACAAGCGCACCTCACCCTCCGACCATCTCGGCCACCAGACCGCCCAGACGTTCTATCCCAGCCGCCAATTCCGAGGTCCAGGGATTGCCGGAGTTAAGCCGCACATGCCCGGAAAAACGGTCCTGGGTCGAAAAGATGGTGCCAGGCGCGATGCTGAT
This Desulfomicrobium apsheronum DNA region includes the following protein-coding sequences:
- a CDS encoding radical SAM/SPASM family putative metalloenzyme maturase, which produces MSFWDIDEASLLVEEAGMSMNTPLFPRKLYVEPATLCNLGCAMCVKHSTGWDCEDALMSRATFEALAPLFPHLDTLNLNGIGESLMHSELAAFIAFARAKVPDDCVIGFQSNGMLLNRTLAGELMDAGLDRICFSVDSPDADQLERFRAGSELGQVGQAFDLMRDAASRPGARPLSLGAETVVSAQNYASLPDMVSWCADRGVEFVIVSHVLPYNAADAPQSLYVPVSQRCLDFYREWEKVFAAEGLDVSHSYTSFYAVFRTPEQQRLVDIILAMKEDALSQGLQFSLPNTMNIDFERLARVRETFARAMYVAQERGIRLDLPETAAREPRECAFVQNPSLFVAYDGALTPCYYLWHSYSAWLLGSEVRVRQRVFGSVPGDDPLRVWRSGDFVRFRDEALLEEYARCADCSVVPCDHVQGFPAPFDRDCYGQTVPCGICPWSGGGFACLR